The following are encoded in a window of Arcobacter arenosus genomic DNA:
- a CDS encoding metallophosphoesterase, with protein sequence MAWVIGDVHGCIKTLKALLNKIPKDDKVIFVGDLMDRGPNSKEVIQLIKENNYDCVRGNHEVAMCDVILDLLADNSLVKSSYWVNTWGGMETLKSYGNCTKEEVIFDVQWLESLPYYIEYKDIKNKDGRYLVVSHSSIGDVWEMRNLDKDSFEYQDFIAQITNNRINHPKDIKEIYNIHGHTPHKEALITDYYADADTGACYEKLGNLTAIEFPSLRIISQENIDK encoded by the coding sequence ATGGCATGGGTTATTGGTGATGTTCATGGTTGCATCAAGACTTTAAAAGCCTTATTAAATAAAATACCAAAAGATGACAAGGTTATATTTGTGGGTGATTTAATGGATAGAGGTCCAAACTCAAAGGAAGTTATTCAATTAATAAAAGAAAACAATTATGATTGTGTAAGGGGAAACCATGAAGTAGCTATGTGTGATGTTATATTAGATTTATTAGCAGATAACTCTTTGGTGAAAAGTTCGTATTGGGTGAATACATGGGGCGGCATGGAGACTTTAAAAAGTTATGGAAATTGCACAAAAGAAGAAGTTATATTTGATGTACAGTGGCTTGAAAGTTTACCCTATTATATAGAATATAAAGATATTAAAAACAAAGATGGAAGATATTTAGTAGTTAGTCATTCAAGTATTGGTGATGTTTGGGAAATGAGAAACCTAGATAAAGATAGTTTTGAGTATCAAGATTTTATTGCCCAGATCACAAATAATAGAATTAATCATCCAAAAGATATAAAAGAGATTTACAATATCCATGGGCATACACCACACAAAGAGGCTTTGATAACAGATTATTATGCCGATGCAGATACGGGAGCTTGTTATGAAAAACTAGGAAACTTAACTGCAATTGAGTTTCCAAGCTTAAGAATAATTAGTCAAGAAAATATTGATAAATAA
- a CDS encoding molybdopterin oxidoreductase family protein, which translates to MIKSVCGYCGVGCGLEFDTNKLVGDITYPVNEGKLCSKGVSELISIETPSRLLRPHIRNDINNDYKITSWEKAIESIVNKMKQTPKNKIGFYLSGQLLTEDYYIANKLVKGFIGTNNIDTNSRTCMASAVVAHKKAFGADFVPVRMKDVEKANLLILAGANTAEAHVVFHNRIKKAKKKGLQIVVIDPRETDTAKLADLHLAIKPGSDIDFFNLLSKRIIDEELVNKEFVEKHVNNFELLKNKFKRVPVTKMLKRTGLSQDEFDEFWEIYKNSENIITAWTMGLNQSVQGVDKNLALINTHLLTGKIFKEGNGPFSLTGQPNAMGGREVGGLSTMLAVHFGFDKDSIEKVSKFWGTKTIDNKPGLTATQMLEANLDILIICHTDPIYHLPNRNKMEQLIKKIPMVVEINAYENSETAKFAHIRLPAAPWGEKEGTQTNLDRTITKQEKLTRSSIDCKPDWEIFQLLAQGLGFGHTFNYNTPKEIFEEYQEMTKLSDHMNIHEANYDDINAKPFIWGEDIIAKKEFLTPDKKANLFFVENKLLSEKTSLKYPFTLLTGRTRDQWHSGTKTNLPKTLLKYKELNFCEINPIDAMELGIVDGEEIKISSTRGEIISKALITKDIREKCIFIPVSNREINYLTNDLCDKESFEPDYNHSAVKVEKV; encoded by the coding sequence ATGATTAAATCAGTTTGTGGATATTGTGGTGTTGGATGTGGATTAGAATTTGATACAAATAAACTTGTTGGAGATATTACATATCCTGTAAATGAAGGAAAACTTTGTTCAAAGGGTGTTAGTGAATTAATTAGTATAGAAACACCATCAAGACTTCTAAGACCCCATATAAGAAATGATATAAATAATGATTACAAAATAACCAGTTGGGAAAAAGCAATTGAATCAATTGTTAATAAGATGAAACAAACGCCCAAAAATAAAATAGGGTTTTATCTATCCGGGCAACTATTAACGGAGGATTATTATATTGCTAATAAACTAGTAAAAGGGTTTATTGGAACTAATAATATTGATACAAATAGTAGAACATGTATGGCAAGTGCTGTTGTTGCACACAAAAAAGCCTTTGGAGCAGATTTTGTTCCAGTTAGAATGAAAGATGTTGAAAAAGCAAACCTTTTAATATTAGCAGGAGCAAACACAGCAGAAGCTCATGTTGTATTTCATAATAGAATAAAAAAAGCAAAGAAAAAAGGGCTTCAAATAGTTGTTATTGATCCAAGGGAAACTGATACGGCTAAATTAGCGGATTTACACTTAGCAATAAAACCTGGAAGTGATATTGATTTTTTTAATTTACTATCTAAAAGAATTATTGATGAAGAGCTAGTAAATAAAGAGTTTGTTGAAAAACACGTTAACAATTTTGAATTATTAAAAAACAAATTTAAAAGAGTCCCTGTTACAAAGATGCTAAAAAGAACAGGTCTAAGCCAAGATGAATTTGATGAGTTTTGGGAGATTTATAAAAATAGTGAAAATATAATCACTGCTTGGACGATGGGATTAAATCAATCAGTTCAAGGTGTTGATAAAAATCTAGCACTAATCAATACCCATCTTTTAACAGGAAAAATATTTAAAGAGGGGAATGGGCCTTTTTCTCTAACAGGTCAGCCAAATGCAATGGGAGGAAGGGAAGTTGGAGGATTATCAACTATGCTTGCTGTTCATTTTGGTTTTGATAAAGATTCCATTGAAAAAGTTTCAAAATTTTGGGGAACAAAAACAATAGATAATAAACCTGGATTAACTGCAACACAAATGCTTGAAGCTAATCTAGATATTTTGATAATTTGTCATACTGATCCAATATACCATCTTCCAAATAGAAATAAAATGGAACAATTAATTAAAAAAATTCCAATGGTAGTTGAGATTAATGCTTATGAAAACTCAGAGACTGCAAAATTTGCTCACATAAGACTACCTGCTGCTCCATGGGGAGAAAAAGAGGGAACTCAAACAAATCTTGATAGAACTATAACAAAACAAGAAAAACTTACAAGGAGTTCAATTGATTGTAAACCTGATTGGGAGATTTTCCAATTACTAGCACAAGGTTTAGGATTTGGTCATACATTTAATTATAACACCCCTAAAGAGATTTTTGAAGAGTATCAAGAGATGACAAAATTAAGTGATCATATGAATATTCATGAAGCTAATTATGATGATATAAATGCCAAACCATTTATTTGGGGAGAAGATATCATTGCTAAAAAAGAGTTCTTAACACCTGATAAAAAAGCAAACCTATTTTTTGTTGAAAATAAACTACTTAGTGAAAAAACATCATTAAAGTACCCATTTACTCTTTTAACAGGACGAACTAGAGACCAATGGCATAGTGGTACAAAAACCAATCTTCCAAAAACTTTATTAAAATATAAGGAACTAAACTTTTGTGAAATAAATCCAATTGATGCAATGGAATTAGGAATAGTTGATGGAGAAGAGATTAAAATTAGTTCCACAAGAGGTGAAATTATTTCAAAGGCTTTAATTACAAAAGATATAAGAGAAAAATGTATATTTATTCCAGTAAGTAATAGAGAGATAAACTATCTTACAAATGACCTTTGTGATAAAGAATCATTTGAACCTGATTATAACCATAGTGCAGTAAAAGTAGAAAAGGTTTAA
- a CDS encoding CmpA/NrtA family ABC transporter substrate-binding protein, whose product MLKQVLKIGLGVSVVASTLLAAPEKTKLKIGFIALTDCAPLVIAKEKGFFKAEGLDVHVAKEGGGWPGIQQKVINGEYDFSHALAGMPIAATLGINGNANLQALLSLDFNGNAITYGNDIIDKMKEYGLEETKRPVSAESLKKYIDAKRAKEGDNYQPLNFGMVHPVSTHNYELRYWMAGSGIKPDQDCTIKPFPPPTMPSNLIAGNIEGYCVGEPWNSRIVLKGKGSALVTNYDIWNNNPEKVLQARADFVEKYPETTKAVMRAVIKAQMWLDESWENREEAIGYLAQKNYVKAPKNVLRKSMSGTFLYNKGVDSANPMFNVFANYYASYPFYSHGMWFITQMYRWGQLDKPVDMKATIEKVYRPDLFEEVAKEVGYTLPPSAWKKDGVDEYNKFIDGKVWDPNKAVDYIYDFEVQNSLVSKEDLAAANKWSVETKQPAYVCPYGPAGCADEKYVTKK is encoded by the coding sequence ATGTTAAAACAGGTATTAAAAATTGGTTTAGGTGTTTCAGTTGTAGCTTCTACATTATTAGCAGCACCGGAGAAAACAAAATTAAAAATTGGTTTTATTGCACTTACTGACTGTGCACCATTAGTTATTGCAAAAGAGAAAGGTTTTTTCAAAGCAGAAGGGCTTGATGTTCATGTTGCAAAAGAGGGTGGTGGATGGCCAGGTATTCAGCAAAAAGTTATCAACGGAGAGTATGATTTTTCTCACGCTTTAGCTGGTATGCCAATTGCTGCAACTTTAGGAATCAATGGAAATGCTAACTTACAAGCACTTTTATCACTTGATTTTAACGGTAATGCAATTACTTATGGTAATGATATTATTGATAAAATGAAAGAGTATGGACTTGAAGAGACTAAAAGACCTGTTTCAGCTGAATCACTTAAAAAATATATCGATGCAAAAAGAGCAAAAGAAGGTGATAATTATCAACCACTTAACTTTGGTATGGTTCACCCAGTTTCTACACACAATTATGAATTGAGATATTGGATGGCTGGTTCTGGAATTAAACCAGATCAAGATTGTACAATTAAACCATTCCCACCACCAACAATGCCATCAAATTTAATTGCAGGTAATATTGAAGGTTACTGTGTAGGTGAGCCATGGAACTCAAGAATTGTACTTAAAGGTAAAGGTTCGGCACTTGTAACTAACTATGATATTTGGAACAATAACCCAGAAAAAGTTTTACAAGCAAGAGCTGATTTTGTTGAAAAATATCCAGAAACTACAAAAGCGGTTATGAGAGCAGTTATTAAAGCTCAAATGTGGTTAGATGAATCATGGGAAAACAGAGAAGAAGCTATTGGTTACTTAGCTCAGAAAAATTATGTAAAAGCTCCAAAAAATGTACTTAGAAAATCTATGTCAGGAACTTTCCTTTATAACAAAGGTGTAGATTCAGCAAACCCAATGTTTAACGTTTTTGCTAACTATTATGCATCTTATCCTTTTTATTCACACGGTATGTGGTTTATTACTCAAATGTATAGATGGGGACAACTTGATAAACCAGTTGATATGAAAGCAACTATTGAAAAAGTTTATAGACCTGATTTATTTGAAGAAGTTGCAAAAGAGGTTGGATATACATTACCACCAAGTGCTTGGAAAAAAGATGGTGTTGATGAATACAATAAGTTTATTGATGGAAAAGTTTGGGATCCAAATAAAGCTGTAGATTATATCTATGATTTTGAAGTTCAAAATTCTTTAGTATCAAAAGAAGATTTAGCAGCTGCAAATAAGTGGTCTGTTGAAACTAAACAACCTGCATATGTTTGTCCTTATGGACCAGCAGGATGTGCTGATGAAAAATATGTAACTAAAAAATAG
- the ntrB gene encoding nitrate ABC transporter permease gives MNKELYKKIFLPLVVLVIIIQVWSTLANVVENFPTPSDTYVYAFGGETSDGEEPEGVFSDPFYIENQDDKGIFWQILASLERVFSGFILAIIVGVPVGLAVGMSKSFQYALDPFIQIFKPVSPLAWLPLLLFVFQDIDATAISTIFITSIWPIIINTALGVKSVNQDYLNVAKVLQFTPLEKVTKIILPVAVPYIFTGMRLSLGIAWLVIVAAEMLTGGIGIGFWIWDEYNNLAYHNIILGIITVGIIGFILDVIMGFIADFFDYRKKM, from the coding sequence ATGAATAAAGAATTGTATAAAAAGATATTTCTACCACTTGTAGTTTTAGTAATAATAATTCAAGTTTGGTCAACCCTTGCAAATGTAGTGGAAAATTTTCCAACACCAAGTGATACATATGTATATGCATTTGGTGGCGAAACATCAGATGGTGAAGAACCAGAAGGTGTATTTTCTGATCCATTTTATATAGAGAATCAAGATGACAAAGGTATTTTTTGGCAAATCTTAGCATCTTTAGAAAGAGTATTTAGTGGTTTTATTTTAGCAATTATTGTAGGTGTTCCAGTTGGTCTTGCTGTTGGAATGAGTAAATCATTTCAATATGCATTAGATCCATTTATTCAAATATTTAAACCAGTTTCACCATTAGCTTGGCTTCCATTATTGTTATTTGTATTTCAAGATATTGATGCAACAGCAATTTCAACAATATTTATTACATCAATATGGCCAATTATTATAAACACTGCACTTGGAGTTAAAAGTGTTAATCAAGACTATTTAAATGTAGCAAAGGTTTTACAATTTACACCTTTAGAAAAGGTTACAAAAATTATATTACCAGTAGCAGTTCCTTATATATTTACAGGTATGAGATTATCTTTAGGTATTGCTTGGTTAGTTATTGTTGCTGCTGAGATGTTAACAGGTGGAATTGGAATAGGTTTTTGGATTTGGGATGAATACAATAACTTAGCATATCATAATATTATTCTAGGGATTATCACAGTTGGTATAATCGGATTTATCCTTGATGTTATTATGGGGTTTATTGCAGATTTCTTTGATTATAGAAAAAAAATGTAA
- a CDS encoding ABC transporter ATP-binding protein, protein MSKNNFLELEKIRKSFPLPGGKEYVAVVDVDLNIKKNEIISIIGHSGCGKSTLLNMIAGLDMQTEGNIILNNKEIKGPGPERAVVFQNHSLLPWLTVYQNIEMAVKKVMPGLSKTQLKERVEKFVSMVNLDHAKDKYPGEISGGMKQRVGIARALSIKPQVLLMDEPFGALDSLTRANLQEHLMRIQQKVQNTVIIITHDIDEAVLLSDRVIMMTNGPEATIGEVLEVNLDRPRDRVALQSDPEYIRCREAILDFLYKKFAKDDE, encoded by the coding sequence ATGAGTAAAAACAATTTTTTAGAATTAGAAAAAATAAGAAAATCATTCCCTTTACCAGGGGGAAAAGAGTATGTTGCCGTTGTTGATGTTGATTTAAATATCAAAAAAAATGAAATCATTTCAATCATTGGTCATAGTGGATGTGGTAAATCAACACTTCTTAATATGATTGCAGGTTTAGATATGCAAACTGAGGGAAATATAATCTTAAATAATAAAGAGATTAAAGGACCAGGACCAGAAAGAGCAGTTGTATTTCAAAACCACTCATTACTTCCTTGGTTAACTGTTTATCAAAATATTGAGATGGCAGTTAAAAAAGTGATGCCCGGATTATCCAAAACTCAATTAAAAGAAAGAGTAGAAAAATTTGTTTCTATGGTAAATCTTGACCATGCAAAAGATAAATATCCTGGCGAAATATCAGGTGGTATGAAACAAAGAGTTGGTATTGCTAGAGCACTATCAATTAAACCTCAAGTTTTATTAATGGATGAACCATTTGGTGCACTTGATTCTTTAACAAGGGCAAATTTACAAGAACATTTAATGAGAATTCAACAAAAAGTTCAAAATACTGTAATTATTATTACCCATGATATTGATGAAGCAGTTTTATTAAGTGATAGAGTAATTATGATGACAAATGGCCCAGAAGCTACTATTGGTGAGGTTTTAGAAGTAAACTTAGATAGACCAAGAGATAGAGTAGCTTTACAATCTGATCCTGAATATATTAGATGTAGAGAAGCAATATTAGATTTTTTATACAAAAAATTTGCAAAGGATGATGAATAA
- a CDS encoding EAL domain-containing protein, translated as MNSPYITDNNLIEKILSNKAVEIHLQPIVSIRTKSIFAYESLTRCRFEGKMIPPQILFELANKANLSSQLDEMTRQLAIKKFHTYYKKNNKELLFLNVEADIINNFEKEKLGFIDLITKLNIPFKNFILEIKEDEIENIEALEKFCKYFKGLGFGIALDDFGTGNSNFYRLNVISPDIIKIDKSLFTATSKRIINKEIVKSISKMSQNLGIKVLAEGVEDFNSISMAMKAGINLFQGYYFSKPKDSFNHEEFLEIITLINKTGNEFKDKVLNSIKKKRDTIGKFDQIAIDMINGNKSIEEIHQYLNRNFKYYNEIEAIYIIDVLSSKQIKDTILDESISGMYNITSDGDEHYLKEYFYITMETKKGIYLSNRYVSFATGNVCKTFAKKFDLNGVSYILCLDIIIEKN; from the coding sequence ATGAATTCACCATATATAACAGATAATAATTTAATAGAAAAAATATTAAGCAACAAGGCTGTTGAAATTCATCTTCAGCCTATTGTTTCAATTAGAACAAAATCAATTTTTGCTTATGAAAGTTTAACAAGATGTAGATTTGAAGGCAAAATGATTCCCCCTCAAATACTTTTTGAGTTAGCTAACAAAGCTAATTTAAGTAGTCAATTAGATGAAATGACAAGACAATTGGCAATTAAAAAGTTTCATACTTACTATAAAAAAAACAATAAAGAACTACTTTTTTTAAATGTTGAAGCAGACATAATAAATAACTTTGAGAAAGAAAAACTAGGCTTTATAGATTTAATAACAAAACTAAATATTCCTTTTAAAAATTTTATTTTAGAGATAAAAGAGGATGAGATAGAAAATATAGAAGCTTTAGAAAAATTTTGTAAATACTTTAAAGGTTTAGGTTTTGGGATTGCCCTTGATGATTTTGGTACAGGAAACTCTAATTTTTACAGATTAAATGTAATTAGTCCTGATATTATTAAGATTGACAAGTCTTTATTTACTGCGACATCTAAAAGAATTATAAATAAAGAGATAGTTAAATCAATATCAAAAATGAGTCAAAATTTAGGAATAAAAGTATTAGCAGAAGGTGTTGAAGATTTCAATTCAATCTCTATGGCAATGAAAGCAGGAATAAATTTATTTCAAGGGTATTATTTTTCAAAACCAAAGGATTCTTTTAACCATGAAGAGTTTTTGGAAATCATAACTTTAATTAACAAAACAGGTAATGAATTTAAAGATAAAGTATTAAATAGTATCAAAAAGAAAAGGGATACTATAGGGAAGTTTGATCAAATTGCAATTGATATGATTAATGGAAATAAATCCATTGAAGAAATACACCAGTATTTAAATAGAAATTTTAAATACTATAATGAAATTGAAGCAATTTATATTATTGATGTTTTAAGCTCAAAACAGATTAAAGATACAATTCTTGATGAATCTATAAGTGGAATGTATAATATAACTAGTGATGGTGATGAACACTATTTAAAAGAGTATTTTTATATAACAATGGAAACAAAAAAAGGGATTTATTTAAGTAATAGGTATGTTTCTTTTGCAACAGGAAATGTATGTAAAACCTTTGCAAAAAAGTTTGATTTAAATGGTGTAAGTTATATTTTGTGTTTGGATATTATAATAGAAAAAAACTAG
- a CDS encoding tetratricopeptide repeat protein has translation MSIKDNVDFVKEELSSEEKFLEGFVKIERFYKKYKLIIIAAVVIIVGGTIGYYVSNYFQKQTKLEANIAFNKVLENPNDKAALDLLKEKNEQLFQVAKFIQASKEGTSADIQVKFLKELTAYEKALSNKNIEQLNTLSMNNDFLLKEFAIFNKALIQTNEGKYKDAKATLQLIPEDSKVNDLVNVLKHYLVTK, from the coding sequence ATGAGCATAAAAGACAATGTTGATTTCGTAAAAGAAGAGTTAAGTAGTGAAGAAAAATTTTTAGAAGGTTTTGTAAAAATTGAAAGATTTTACAAAAAATATAAACTTATTATTATTGCGGCAGTTGTAATTATTGTTGGTGGAACTATTGGATATTATGTATCTAATTATTTTCAAAAGCAAACTAAACTAGAAGCTAATATTGCCTTTAATAAGGTATTAGAAAACCCTAATGACAAAGCTGCACTTGATTTATTAAAAGAAAAAAATGAACAACTTTTTCAAGTTGCAAAATTTATCCAAGCATCAAAAGAGGGAACTAGTGCAGATATCCAAGTTAAGTTTTTAAAAGAATTAACAGCTTATGAAAAAGCATTAAGTAATAAAAATATTGAACAATTAAATACACTTTCTATGAATAATGATTTTCTTTTAAAAGAGTTTGCAATTTTTAATAAAGCCTTAATTCAAACAAATGAAGGAAAATATAAAGATGCAAAAGCAACTTTACAGTTAATTCCTGAGGATTCAAAAGTTAATGATTTAGTTAATGTTTTAAAACATTATTTAGTAACAAAATAA
- a CDS encoding S41 family peptidase — translation MKKFFLVTSFLLIISQSIIAKEQVQEDESSQTRFESLSKLTQVIGTVEKYYVDDIKLEEIVNKALKGLMQELDAHSTYLDRKSSKEMSIQTQGEFGGLGITVGMRDAALTVISPIDDTPAYEAGVKAGDIILKIDDKSTLNMTLDEAVSLMRGKPKTPITLTVVRKGENKPIKIDIIRDIIKIQSVFAKTIENEDLLYLRVSSFDRKVTESLKKEIKNKPNAKGIILDLRNNPGGLLTQAIGVTDLFVNNGVIVSQKGRDIGDEEKFTAKAINTVTDIPLVVLVNGGSASASEIVSGALQDHKRAIIIGEKTFGKGSVQAILPITQDRKENIKLTIAKYYLPSGRTIQATGITPDVISYAGEAVKESDSEFKIKEADLKKHLEEELEKDNGGKKVKKEKEKVSSKKVISAEDVLKDNQLNTAIGILKSLIIVNK, via the coding sequence ATGAAAAAGTTTTTTTTAGTAACTTCATTTTTACTAATTATCTCACAATCAATTATTGCAAAAGAACAAGTACAAGAGGACGAATCAAGTCAAACTAGATTTGAATCACTTTCAAAATTAACTCAAGTTATAGGAACTGTTGAAAAATATTATGTAGATGATATAAAGCTTGAAGAGATAGTAAATAAAGCACTAAAAGGTTTAATGCAAGAGCTTGATGCTCACTCAACTTATCTTGATAGAAAATCTTCAAAGGAGATGAGTATTCAAACACAAGGTGAGTTTGGTGGTTTAGGAATTACTGTTGGTATGAGAGATGCCGCTTTAACTGTTATTTCTCCAATTGATGATACTCCAGCTTATGAAGCGGGTGTTAAAGCAGGTGATATTATTTTAAAAATTGATGATAAATCAACTTTAAATATGACTTTGGATGAAGCGGTTTCTTTAATGAGAGGAAAACCTAAAACTCCAATTACTTTAACAGTTGTTAGAAAAGGTGAAAATAAACCAATTAAAATTGATATCATTAGAGATATTATAAAAATACAATCTGTTTTTGCTAAAACAATTGAGAATGAAGACTTATTATATTTAAGGGTTTCAAGCTTTGATAGAAAAGTAACTGAAAGCTTAAAAAAAGAGATTAAAAATAAACCAAATGCAAAAGGAATTATCTTAGATTTAAGAAATAATCCAGGGGGACTTTTAACTCAAGCTATTGGTGTAACAGATCTTTTTGTAAATAATGGAGTTATTGTTTCACAAAAAGGTAGAGATATTGGAGATGAAGAAAAATTTACAGCAAAAGCTATAAATACAGTTACTGATATCCCTTTAGTTGTTTTAGTTAATGGTGGTTCTGCATCAGCTTCAGAAATTGTATCGGGAGCTTTACAAGACCATAAAAGAGCAATTATCATTGGTGAAAAAACTTTTGGTAAAGGTTCTGTTCAAGCAATTTTACCAATTACACAAGATAGAAAAGAGAATATTAAATTAACTATTGCAAAATACTATCTACCAAGTGGAAGAACTATTCAGGCAACTGGAATTACTCCAGATGTAATTTCATATGCAGGTGAAGCTGTAAAAGAAAGTGATAGTGAATTTAAAATTAAAGAAGCTGATCTAAAAAAACATCTTGAAGAAGAGCTTGAAAAAGATAATGGTGGTAAAAAAGTTAAAAAAGAGAAAGAAAAGGTTTCTAGTAAAAAAGTTATATCTGCAGAAGATGTACTTAAAGATAATCAATTAAATACTGCAATTGGTATTTTAAAATCATTAATTATTGTTAATAAATAA
- a CDS encoding phosphoribosylaminoimidazolesuccinocarboxamide synthase, whose amino-acid sequence MNISDIVALGLWPESKKTTTQKGINELEDLGYNLFYIGKNADLYTCPGDEAKVLLVRSDRCSVFDIPLNLEIEGKGVSQTAISNNGAAFAKEAGIRTAILDEKVDPSLEVAPRCQFMELCKPLEAQIDGDVVQFEFIFRNYLTGSLYDACQNGIDPYGLELSSDLPQWHKFETPIFTPTTKGIKDVPLNSQVVREKFPEIISSMENLFKSFTQYALDNGIVIVDTKFEIFINSKGEWVLGDEVLTPESSRFISKEDFDAGNYISMDKQILRDFGKAQNWKEQAKSLKAGEKLEVNVPQEIKDKILSGYTTILNRLSK is encoded by the coding sequence ATGAACATTAGTGATATTGTTGCACTTGGGCTTTGGCCAGAATCAAAAAAGACTACAACACAAAAAGGTATAAATGAACTTGAAGATTTAGGTTACAATTTATTTTATATTGGTAAAAATGCAGACCTATATACTTGTCCAGGTGATGAAGCAAAAGTATTATTAGTTAGAAGTGACAGATGTTCTGTTTTCGATATCCCTTTAAATCTTGAGATTGAGGGAAAAGGTGTTTCTCAAACAGCTATTTCAAATAATGGTGCAGCGTTTGCAAAAGAAGCAGGAATAAGAACAGCAATTTTAGATGAAAAAGTTGACCCATCTTTAGAGGTTGCACCAAGATGTCAATTTATGGAATTATGTAAACCATTAGAAGCTCAAATTGATGGAGATGTAGTTCAGTTTGAATTTATTTTTAGAAACTATTTAACAGGATCACTTTATGATGCATGTCAAAATGGTATTGATCCATATGGTTTAGAATTATCTTCAGATTTACCACAATGGCATAAATTTGAAACTCCAATTTTCACTCCAACAACAAAAGGGATTAAAGACGTACCTTTAAATTCTCAAGTTGTAAGGGAAAAATTTCCAGAGATTATTTCAAGTATGGAAAACCTATTTAAAAGTTTCACACAATATGCCCTTGATAATGGTATTGTGATTGTTGATACAAAATTTGAAATTTTCATAAATTCAAAAGGTGAGTGGGTTTTAGGTGATGAAGTATTAACACCTGAAAGTTCAAGATTTATTTCAAAAGAGGATTTTGATGCAGGAAATTATATCTCTATGGATAAACAAATCTTAAGAGATTTTGGTAAGGCACAAAACTGGAAAGAGCAAGCTAAAAGTTTAAAAGCTGGAGAAAAATTAGAAGTTAATGTACCACAAGAGATTAAAGATAAAATTTTAAGTGGATATACAACAATTTTAAATAGATTAAGCAAATAA
- the purS gene encoding phosphoribosylformylglycinamidine synthase subunit PurS: MKAIVNVALKQGVLDDQGKATHHALDTLGFKEVVKDVRIGKQIIMELNSSNEEDARAEVVKMCEKLLANTVIEDYDIEIVG; the protein is encoded by the coding sequence ATGAAAGCAATTGTAAATGTAGCACTTAAGCAGGGAGTTTTAGACGACCAAGGTAAAGCAACTCATCATGCTTTAGATACTCTAGGATTTAAAGAAGTTGTAAAAGACGTAAGAATTGGTAAGCAAATTATTATGGAACTTAACTCTTCAAATGAAGAAGATGCTAGAGCTGAAGTTGTAAAAATGTGCGAAAAACTTTTGGCAAATACTGTTATTGAAGATTATGATATCGAAATTGTAGGTTAA